One Glycine max cultivar Williams 82 chromosome 3, Glycine_max_v4.0, whole genome shotgun sequence DNA window includes the following coding sequences:
- the LOC100817672 gene encoding 18.1 kDa class I heat shock protein — MPFLPSSLFGPQYDHPPHHYIAKPFQTHPTPPNHYIAKPLQFGPTQKTFHLPISGGTSPIVVNAYVEWKETPTAHVYKAHVPGLRHNEVRVEVENGRELCIIGEKWVERETRNGRGQLLERARGRFIQTLMLPENSNVHRMKAYMENGALVINVPKY, encoded by the coding sequence ATGCCATTCCTTCCAAGTAGCTTATTTGGTCCCCAATATGACCACCCTCCCCATCACTACATTGCAAAACCATTCCAAACCCACCCTACTCCTCCAAATCACTACATTGCAAAACCATTGCAATTTGGACCCACCCAAAAAACATTTCACTTACCAATTTCAGGAGGGACATCACCAATTGTTGTCAATGCATACGTGGAATGGAAGGAGACCCCTACAGCACACGTGTACAAGGCACACGTTCCGGGGCTTAGGCACAATGAAGTGAGGGTAGAAGTGGAAAATGGGAGAGAGCTATGCATCATTGGTGAAAAGTGGGTGGAGAGGGAAACAAGGAATGGGAGGGGGCAACTTTTGGAGCGTGCTAGAGGCAGATTCATTCAAACCTTGATGCTACCCGAAAATTCCAACGTTCATCGTATGAAGGCTTATATGGAAAATGGTGCGCTTGTTATTAATGTTCccaagtactaa
- the LOC106798392 gene encoding uncharacterized protein, with product MAEPSSDAATASATRKNKADPGWKYYHSLVEGDTNTIVCNFCGKITKGGITRAKQHLIGKSGNVAACKKTPPNVVEVLKEYMATKKNGTTYSTSGSGNMANVRDFEFGEPIGCDGSEDKFADSCNAATSAKTKCGTKKGPMEKFCKNPENAINRRKMEMLRQMNIRESMDKNEVLKVHQHIARFWYQAGLSFNLIKLKSFENMVAAIGQYGPHLPIPSYHDIRVPLLKKEVEYTENLMKGHREQWVKYGCTIMSDAWTDRKQRCIINFLINSQAGTMFLKSVDGSDFVKTGEKLFELLDAIVEEVGEENVVQVVTDNGSNYVLAGKLLEEKRKHIYWTPCAAHCIDLMLEDIGKLPLIRKIIRRAINLVGFIYAHSSTLSLLKKFTNKRELVRHAITRFATSYLTLERLHKEKANIRKMFTSDE from the coding sequence ATGGCTGAACCATCATCCGATGCTGCTACTGCAAGTGCAACAAGGAAAAATAAGGCAGACCCAGGCTGGAAATATTATCATTCACTAGTGGAAGGAGATACAAACACCATTGTTTGTAATTTCTGTGGAAAAATCACAAAGGGAGGAATAACCCGAGCCAAACAACACCTGATTGGGAAGTCGGGCAACGTTGCTGCTTGCAAGAAAACTCCCCCAAATGTAGTCGAAGTGTTGAAGGAATATATGGCTACCAAAAAAAATGGGACCACTTACAGTACTTCTGGCAGTGGTAATATGGCAAATGTAAGAGATTTTGAATTTGGTGAACCAATTGGATGTGATGGAAGTGAAGATAAGTTTGCGGACTCTTGTAATGCTGCTACAAGTGCAAAGACAAAGTGTGGGACTAAAAAAGGACCAATGGAAAAATTTTGTAAGAATCCAGAAAATGCAATCAATCGAAGAAAAATGGAGATGCTGAGGCAAATGAACATAAGAGAGTCAATGGATAAGAATGAAGTATTGAAGGTGCATCAACATATTGCTCGCTTTTGGTACCAAGCAGGTTTGTCATTCAACCTCATTAAATTGAAAAGCTTTGAGAACATGGTTGCAGCCATTGGTCAATATGGGCCACATTTGCCCATTCCTAGCTATCATGACATCAGAGTTCCACTCTTGAAGAAGGAAGTTGAATATACTGAAAATTTGATGAAAGGCCATAGGGAGCAATGGGTCAAGTATGGTTGTACTATTATGTCTGATGCATGGACTGATCGGAAACAAAGatgcatcattaattttttgattaacTCTCAAGCTGGTACCATGTTTTTGAAGTCTGTTGATGGCTCTGATTTTGTAAAGACAGGTGAAAAACTTTTTGAGTTGCTTGATGCCATTGTGGAGGAAGTTGGAGAAGAGAATGTTGTTCAAGTTGTAACCGATAATGGGAGCAACTATGTTTTAGCGGGTAAGTTGTTGGAGGAGAAAAGGAAACATATTTATTGGACTCCTTGTGCAGCTCATTGTATTGATTTGATGCTTGAAGATATTGGGAAGCTTCCCTTGATAAGGAAGATAATTAGAAGGGCAATTAATCTAGTTGGGTTTATCTATGCCCATTCTAGTACCttaagtttgttaaaaaaatttacaaacaaGAGGGAATTGGTGAGACATGCTATTACTAGATTTGCCACTTCTTATCTAACCTTGGAAAGGCTTCACAAAGAGAAAGCCAATATTAGAAAGATGTTTACTTCTGATGAATGA